In Paludibaculum fermentans, the genomic stretch TCGGTCAGCCTGAAGGGGCTGAGCAGCCTGGGACTGGGCGACTGGTCGGCGACCGTGCCCGGCGCGTTTCTCGAAGCGCTGGCGAAGGACAGTTCGTCGAAAGTCATCACGACGCCCCAGGTGCGAGCCACGGATGGGCAGAAGGCTACCCTGCGGCTGGGCGACCGGTATCCATACGCCACGGGTTCGTTTCAGTCGGGCGCCGGGGCGGTGGGCGTCAGCCCCCTGGTTTCCACCCAGTTTCAGTTCGCCGAAGTGGGCGTGAATCTGGACCTCACTCCTCGCATCCACTCTAATGATGAAGTGTCGATGCAGGTGGAGTTCGAGATTTCGAACATTCGCGACAAGGTGGACGTGGGCGGCCTGTCGCAGCCGGTGATCGGCCAGCGCAAAGTGAGTCACATTATCCGCGTGAGGGAAGGCGAAGTGACCTTGATCGGCGGGCTGATGCAGGCGACGCAGACCAAGGTCCGGAGCGGACTTCCCGGCCTGATGAACCTGCCGTTTTTCGGCCGCTTCTTCTCCACCGACAGCATTGAGAACATCAACTCGGACCTGTTGGTCGCCCTGGTGCCGCACATCGTGCGTGGACCGGAGGTGACGGCGGAGAATGTGCGCGCCATCGCGACGGGTACGGAATCCATCTACAAGTTGAGCTATTCCCCAAAGAAGGAAGATAAGAAGGCGACGCCTGCCGCCGCGCCCAAACCGCCAACGGGACCTTCCGGCCTGCCGATGGCGCCTTCCTCCAGGGTGACGGTGCCGACTCCGGTTGTGCCGGGCACGGAGACTCCGCGTTCCCAGGTGGACAACCAGCCAGTCCCCGCCGTGCAGTCGAATCCGGGCATCAGTCCTGACAATCCGGGCCTGGGCCGGCCGACCGCCGGTCCGGGAACGCCGACGCTGCTGCTGAGGCCCTCGGCCTCGCAGGTGAGCCCGGCGGAAGCGTTCACGGTGACGCTGCAGGTGGACAATGTGACCGACCTGTTCACGGCGCCCATGCGCGTGACCTATGACAATAAGGTGTTGAAGCTGGTGGAAGTGACGAAGGGCGACTTCATGGGCGGTGACGGGCAGCAGGTGACGTTCTCCGAGTCGAAGGTGGACGCGCAGGGCATGGCCATCGTCAACATGAACCGTCTGCCGGGCGCCGGCGGGATCTCGGGCTCGGGTACGCTAGTGAATCTGAAATTCACGGCGGTGGCCGCTGGCACGTCGCAGATCACCCTGGCCGATCTGACGATGCGCGACGCGCGGCTGCAGAGCATTCCGGTGACCGCGCCGGTGACATCGATCACAGTGAAATAGAGCAATGAGCAGGAGGCGGAACCAACGCGGGATGACGCTGATTGAGCTGATCGTGGCGTTCACGATCATGGCCCTGCTCACATCAATGGCACTGCCGCTCGCCCGATTCAAGGTGCGGC encodes the following:
- a CDS encoding cohesin domain-containing protein, which encodes MNRLAVLAAACGLVFLAITVPLAIAGNRKGDSLLEQGRAAETAREYDKALELYEKAVAADPRDTGYILALRRVRFAAGQAHVDAGQKMRKEGKLQEALSEFQRAFAIDPASTIAEQELRRTNAMIEREKAKKEDPNSAAVTPGNEAGMTPAETARKDAEQRASRILPVPELKPISQELLGLKMSNQGTKVLYETLGKVAGINVLFDSEFQDQQKKFSVDLSNTTLDEALDYLALLTKTFVKPLSGNTIFVTQDNVTKRRDYEEQVTRIFYLQNLTSPQELQEVMTGMRTVTDVRKVFPVNSQSAIVVRGTADQVALAEKVLLDLDKAKPEVVVDVIVMESNKDRTRDIGMSLVSGGKNGFSSTITPTPGGSSSSSVSLKGLSSLGLGDWSATVPGAFLEALAKDSSSKVITTPQVRATDGQKATLRLGDRYPYATGSFQSGAGAVGVSPLVSTQFQFAEVGVNLDLTPRIHSNDEVSMQVEFEISNIRDKVDVGGLSQPVIGQRKVSHIIRVREGEVTLIGGLMQATQTKVRSGLPGLMNLPFFGRFFSTDSIENINSDLLVALVPHIVRGPEVTAENVRAIATGTESIYKLSYSPKKEDKKATPAAAPKPPTGPSGLPMAPSSRVTVPTPVVPGTETPRSQVDNQPVPAVQSNPGISPDNPGLGRPTAGPGTPTLLLRPSASQVSPAEAFTVTLQVDNVTDLFTAPMRVTYDNKVLKLVEVTKGDFMGGDGQQVTFSESKVDAQGMAIVNMNRLPGAGGISGSGTLVNLKFTAVAAGTSQITLADLTMRDARLQSIPVTAPVTSITVK